CCCGACGCTGAAGGACATCCCCGGCACCCTCTTCCTCGGCGGCGGCGCCCCCGTCACCGCCAAGGGCGCCCCCGTCGCCGGCATCGGTGTGGCCGGTGCCCCCAGCGGCGACCTCGACGAGAAGTTCGCCCAGGCCGGCGTCGCCTCGCTCGCGAAGTAACCCCCAGGACCCCGGCGGCACCCGATCCCCCCGAACGGGTGCCGCCGGCCACTTCCGTACGGCCGGCCGCGTGTCCGGCAGTGGCTCACGCCGGGTACGGAGTGGTGCTGCGCGCCGCCCGGAGCGCGGCCGACCACCAGGCCAGCTGGTCGAGCAGCGTCTTCGCGTACCCCGGGGCCCCGGGGTCGAGGGGCCGGCCGTCCTCCCAGGCAGTGAAGTAGTTCGGGAAGGCGAGACCATCCCGAATCGTCACCGCGTGCAGCTCGGTCAGCACGTTCTCCAGATGCAGCACCGCGTGCCGCCCGCCCGCCGCACCGCCGTAACTGACGAAGGCGACGGGCTTGGCCGTCCACTGGGTGAAATGCCAGTCGATGGCCGCCTTCAACGACGCGGGATAGCTGTGGTTGTACTCCGGGGTGACCACGACGAACGCGTCGGCGCCCTCCAGGGCCGACGTCAGCGCCGCCATCCCGGCGGGACGCGGATAGTCGTCGCCCGCGTACTTCGGCGAGGCCGCCGGCAGCGTCAACGGGATCTCGATGTCCGCCAGATCGACGACCTCCACCTCGAACCCGCCATGAGCACCGGCCTGTTCGGCGACCCATGAGGCCACGGCAGGACCGAACCGCCCTTCGCGGACGCTTCCGACGATGATCAGCAGCTTGCTCTGTCTCTCCATGTCCACCACGATCGGGCCGCACCGCGCACCGGGCCAGGCCGTGTTCAGGCTGGCCCCCGCAGGGCCAGGCTGAGCACTCGGCCGCCCGTGGCCACCGCCGTATGCTCGGTTCATGGGAACGCCGTTGGGGGATTTCATCCGGGCCAAGCGCGACAGCACCCAGCCGGAATCGCTGGGTCTGCCCGATCACGGGCGCCGCCGGTCACCGGGTCTGCGCCGGCTGGATCTCGCCGCGCGCGCCGGCATCAGTGTCGAGTACCTGACCCGCATGGAGCAGGGCCGTGACCGCAACCCCTCGGTGGCGGTGGTGAACGCGCTCGCCGACGCACTCAGCCTCGACCCCTCGGAGCGGACCCACCTCCGCTACCTCGCGAAGATCAGCGGCGGCGTGTGCTCCGCGCACCTCCAGCCGGCCCCGTCGCGCCGCGAGGTCCGTCCGTCGGTCCTGGCGACCCTGCGCCTCCTCGAACCGGGGATCGCCCTCGTGACCAACCGGCTGGGCGACATCCTCGCCCACACCGAAGCCTTCCGTATGGTGACGAGCGGAACGGGAATGCTGGACGGGGACGCCCCGAACCTCACCCGGTACGTCTTCACCGACCCCCGCGCCCGGACGTTCTTCGCCGACTGGGACGACGTCGCGGACGAGCAGGCGTTCGACGTGTGGCTCGGGCCCTCCGTGGAGAACTCCGAGTGGTTCACCGCGGAACTCGCCCCCGCCGCAGGCCCCGACTTCACCCGCCGCCTGAATCGCCATGTGGTTCCCCGACGCGGCGCCATCCGCCTCAACCACACCACCGGCACCGAACTCCACCTCCTCCGCGAAACACTCGAACTCCAGCAGGACGCACAGCAGTTGGTCGTCTATCTCCCGGCGGACGAGAAGACGGCAGAGGCCGTCGACCACCTGCTCCACGGTCCCCGCGGCCTGCTGCGGGCCATCTCGTAACGCGGCCCTGTGTCCGCGGAGTCGCTCGAACGACAGTGCGGCGTGGGGTGACGTAAAAACCCCCTCCGGCCCCTGAACCCTCCGTCCCACGGCCCCGTAGTGATCCTCCGTGGTCACCCCGCACCAGCAGGTCGGTGCCCACGTCCGCGATGTGGCACCGGGGCTCCCTGGGACCGGCGATGACGTTTCGATGCCCTGGTCACCACCGGATGCCTTCCGAGCGCAGCAGAGAAGAGGAACCGGCATGGCAGAGAAGAAGCGCATCCTCGTCGTCTCCGACGAGAGTGGCATGGGGCTCGG
The Streptomyces sp. NBC_00234 DNA segment above includes these coding regions:
- a CDS encoding NADPH-dependent FMN reductase, producing the protein MERQSKLLIIVGSVREGRFGPAVASWVAEQAGAHGGFEVEVVDLADIEIPLTLPAASPKYAGDDYPRPAGMAALTSALEGADAFVVVTPEYNHSYPASLKAAIDWHFTQWTAKPVAFVSYGGAAGGRHAVLHLENVLTELHAVTIRDGLAFPNYFTAWEDGRPLDPGAPGYAKTLLDQLAWWSAALRAARSTTPYPA
- a CDS encoding helix-turn-helix domain-containing protein; amino-acid sequence: MGTPLGDFIRAKRDSTQPESLGLPDHGRRRSPGLRRLDLAARAGISVEYLTRMEQGRDRNPSVAVVNALADALSLDPSERTHLRYLAKISGGVCSAHLQPAPSRREVRPSVLATLRLLEPGIALVTNRLGDILAHTEAFRMVTSGTGMLDGDAPNLTRYVFTDPRARTFFADWDDVADEQAFDVWLGPSVENSEWFTAELAPAAGPDFTRRLNRHVVPRRGAIRLNHTTGTELHLLRETLELQQDAQQLVVYLPADEKTAEAVDHLLHGPRGLLRAIS